The genome window GGTGGAATAAGATTCGTACTCTTTTACATCCGTTATCCACATGGTTTCTACCGCTGATTTACCATATAAAATCCTCGTCTCTTTCCATTTTAGCCCCTTTAAGGAATTTTCTGTTTGGTCCAATATTTCAACTTTTTCAATGCCCCTGATAAAATTAGAAGAGTTCTTTATGTCAGAAATGACATTCCAAACATTTTCTTTTGTTCCATTTATAATTATTTTCTCTTGGATTTTCATTTATTAGTCTCTCCTAATTCAAAGGATAGTATATTCTTATGGAAATTTCATGTTTAAAACCAAAATATGCAACCTCCGTATTAACAGATATCTCATCAAAGTATATTGGAATACTCGTGAATTATCGATTAAGTTTTGAATTATGAAATCATCGATCTACCTCCTGATCATAGGACTTTTGACCTTGGCTTTCTTCTTTTTCTCACCTCAACAGAAGTCTGGAGTGGGGGAGGTTTATGCGGAAAAAGATGGGGAAATCATGGTTCCCCAGAAAAATGTAGCCATAGTCACTCTGGAGCTTTCAAAGTCTGGTTTGAACTTTATAAATCCAAAAGATATTCTTCGATTGGGTGGCTTGCAAAAAGATTTTTCATCCATGAAAAATGTTGCTAAGATTGAGTCCATTCTCAATGCTTCAAGGGTTATCTCTGAAAGGGATGATATCCTCGTGTCCAGAGCTATTCCAACAGATCCCCAGCTTATCAGTGAGTCTTATCTTAAGAAATTGAGTCAGGAAATTCCGGAGTATCCGGAGCTTACACCCTTTATCAGTAAAGATCTGAGTACCATCCTCTTTTATATCTACTACAGCAATGCTGCGGATCCAAGAGAGATCCATTTGGAACTGCAACAATTGCAGCAGAAATGGAAAAATGATATTTCCTTTGATTTTACTGGACAATCTCCCATTATTGCTGAAACCGAGTTGCTACTCACAAAGGATATTGCCCTGTTCCTGCCGATTCTTTTCGTCATGATTATCCTGATCCTTTCATTATTTAGAAGTGTTGGGGCCGTTTTATCTTCTTTGCTCATGATTTTGGTTTCCATGATATTTGCCTATGGATTTGTCAAGTTTATAGGTATTCAGGACAGTCCTCTTGTACTGTTGATACCCGTATTTAGCATCGGACTACTCAGTGATTATTTTATTCACTATTTTTATCACCGGTTTCATACCCCTCAGGGACAATTGCATAAGAGTTTACGTAGAGTTCTTCTTTTCCCACTTAGCCTCACGGCACTTTCTACGATCACAGGGTTTCTGTCTCTCAGTCTGATTAATGGATCGGGACATCTGCAGCTCGGGTTAATCATGGCCGTAGCCGTGATTATCACATGGACTTCGGTTTTCCTGTGGATCGATTCATTAAAATTTACCAGGGTTAAAAACAATGTTTTTTCAGGGTTTCAAAAGGCTCAGGGGCGTCTTTTCGTTCTCATTGCAAAGTACAGAATCCTACTTTTTCTTATTATCTTTTGCGGTGTCATCTGGGGGGGTAGCCAACTTTTTAATCTGTCAATTGAACCTTATCCCATTGAGCAACTTCCGGCAAACAGTACGATAAAAAAAGCGGATCGAATAATCAATCAGGATTTTTATGGAACACTTCCTTTCTTTCTTGAAGTGGATACAGGGGAGATCAATGGACTCCTTAAAAAGGAAACCCTTTTAAAGCTCAATGATATACACCGTGAGATGGAGGATAACAATGTAGGTTATGCTTTTTCATTGCTATCAGTTCTCAAACGCATGAACTATTATTTTATGGGCTCGGAAGAATCTTTTTTGAGCAGCACTGAATTTGATGATGTGTATGATGCCTTGATTGAACAATACCTATTGTACTATTCATCCAGTGTTGATCCCCTGGAATATGAATCACTCCTTGATAATTCATATCGGTATTTCTCTATAAAAGGTCTTATGTACTATCATGACCATGAAGACTTGACCCGCTTTATGACCCTTATGGAGGATATAAGATCAAATCTTCCTGATGGATGGACCCTGGCCAATCACGGGATGGCCGCTCAGTTAGAAGTAGAACAGACTCATTTGAGAAACAATTGGGTCCTTTCGTTTTTGAGTGGAAGTCTTCTTATTTTCTTAACAGTATTGATTTATTACCGAAAAATTGGACTGGCTGTTTTGAGTCTCCTTCCCGGGGTGGTGAGTATGATTTTTTCTTTCGGACTTATCAGTATATCAGGAATCAGCATTGATGCCTTTTCGATTATCTTTGTGGCTATAATCAGCGGTTTGGTCATCGATTACAGTATCCATACTCTAATCGCTCTGGATCAGATTCAGGAGATACAGAGCCTGTCTCAGGGATTTTCAAAGGTCATAGGATACAGTGGTATACCCATTTTTCTGAGTTTTATAACATCTGTTTTGTCCTTTTCTGTTTTATTTCTTTCTTCATTCAGTGGTGCAAGAATTCTTGGTTTTTTACTTCTGAGTTCTTTGATTCTTTCTTTCACAATGAGCCTTTACTTGATTCCCTTGATAATTTTGCCTTTACGATTAAAAAAGGAGATAAGAAATGCGTAGAGTTTTTATTTTGTTTTTATTCATAACCATGACTGCTCTGTCTGTTCAGGCACAGAGCGCGCAGGAAATTTTGGATAGCTTTTCAAAATCATTAGCCATTCCTACCATTCAGGGGGCTTTTCAGGTTCAATTGATCGCTAAAAATGGCGATACCCGGGAAATTCAGGCCCGTGTGTACCAGCACAGCGTTGATGAGTTTCAAAGTGACCGGCTGTTTCTCTTTGATTTTCCTCCCACTGTCCGGGGAACAGGACTCCTGATGAATGCTTTTTTTGATGGAAGAGATAACAATATGTGGATCTATCTTCCAGCAGTTAAGAGAATTAAGCGTATATCCCTCAATGATTCAGGAGGGGGGTATTTTATGGGAAGCGACTTTACCTATAACGATCTTATTAGTAACTCCTATGACAAATTGGAATTTGAAAGGTTAGAGGACAAGGTTCTCAATGGACAGGATTGTTATGTAATAAAGGCCTGGGGATCTTCTCTCCAAGACCGTCAGGAACATGGGTACGGCTACACTCTTTCATATCATCGTAAAGATAATTACCTCATGATTAAGAGGGAATACTTTGACTTTGAGGGTCAATTATTAAAGGTGTATGCCACAGGCCAGTTTCTTGATATGAGTCCCTATATCTATCCCACTGAGATCTCAATGGAAAATGTTCAAACTGGACATAAATCAATATTAACTGTCACAGATATCAGCACAGAGGACATTCCTCAGCGATATTTTACTCCACGATTTCTGCAGAATAATTAGGGTTATATCATGATACGGCGATTCTTAGTTCTTCTTGTTTTTTGTTTCAACATGACGATTCCTGTATTTTCACTGGATTTCCAGTTTGTGTCGTTCATGGACTACTACGGAGGAATAGAACCCAGTGAGGGGTATGATCATCTGCGTAATAGGATTTTTATCAGTCCAAAAGTCACAGGTTTCAGTAACGATGGACATCTGGAATGGCAGGTTTCAGGCCAATTCTGGTATCAGACAATGGAAGACCCCGAATGGATAGATCCTTGGGATATTCTTGGAGAATCATTTCTATTTCTTCAAAGTGATAATTTTGATGTGACTGTAGGACAAAAGGTCATTAGCTATGGTTTCTCCGATCTCTACGGCCCTTTGAATGTCTTGCATAGCACGCACAGAACGACCTTGAGTGTTGATGATCCCTATGATAGCCGGCGTCCAGATCCTTTGATCCAGATACGGTATTTTCCAGACTATACCAGTAGTTTTGAATTGACATATATCCCAGTGACACGGCCTGATATAGAGAATCAGAATACTATTGCCCTGACAGAAACAAATGACCTGGTTCAGTGGAGTGATGAACCATTCCTGTTGGAGAATCTTCACTCAGTATTTCTAAACTATAGCCGCTATGGGGAACTCTTTGATCTACAGCTTTTCTATGGTTTCTATACAGAACATACCCCCGATTTTAATATTCTAGAGGTGAATTCTGAGGTTTCAACGGTCATACGTCCGGTCTATCATAAAAAGCATACCCTGGGAGCGGCCTATTCTACAGGAATAGGGCATTCAACACTCTCTCAGGATTTAGCTCTAAACCTGGCTCATGATCTTGATGGCAGTGATCTGGGAGGGCAGAACTCGGATATTACCCTCAATTCCCAGCTTCTCATGAATCTTCCCGGTAATATTCTTAGTCAGTTTTCTTTTGTCTATTCTTATATAATCAATTATGAGGAAGATCCTTCTGGTGTTGATGCAGATGCTGCAGAATATCTGTCTGAGGAGATTCAGTCATTTCATAATCAACCCTATGAGCATTTAGCCTTTATGGTGGGGCATTTTGAAAGATCTTTTTTAAGAGAGAAACTCAAGTCCCAGATCAACATTGCTTTTTTCTTTTCACCGGATATTCTTTTAACACCCCGTCTCAGCTATGCATTGAACGACTACTGGAATCTTGATACTGGAGCAGATATTACACTGGGTGAGCCCTCAGATTTGGATCTTCGACGCAATCCAGGGAATGACAACTTTTATATACGATTGGTTTGGCGCTACTAAAGATCGTTTTGAGTTCAAAAAAAGAAAATAGTCTTCCAATTCAGGAACATTCATGATTGAAGGAGGTTGTCCGGTTCCGTCCATTTTTTTTAGATTCATAGAGTGCTTCATCCGCTTTTTTTAAGAGACTGTTTTCGTTTTCATCTTCTAAGAAATTATACGTGGCAACACCCAGGCTTATGGTAATCTTGAGGACGTCTTCCTGATAAGGGGTCTCCATCTGTTCTATCGCTTTTCGAATCCTTTCTGAAGCTTCCCAACCTTCTTGACAATCTGCATAAGGCAAAAGGATGGTGAACTCTTCACCGCCAAACCGTGAGAGTATGTCTCCTTCTCTAATGGACTTCTTCAAGATTTTGGATACTTGGAGGATGACTTCATCTCCCGCAAGGTGTCCATAGCTGTCATTGAAATATTTAAAATTATCAATATCTATAACAAGGATAGAAAAATGCCTTTTTATACGCTTAGCCCGGGCAATCTGTTCATTGACCCGATGGATGAAAAAATTATGATTATAGAGTCCTGTTTTTGGATCTTTTACAGAATGCTCATAGTGAATAGTATTCTGAATTCCAATGGACGTAAAATTCATGAGCCTGTCAATATAGGATATTTCCTGTGGTTTATAATCTTCTCCCAAAACTTTTGCACTAAATAGAATCATGCCATACAGACCGGAAATACCCAGTACAGGAACAACAATCTCGGGTTTATAGGACAAGAAGGGATCTAGATAATTGGTCTCGGCAAATTCATTTTCAAGCAAATCGAATCTGATTGTCTGCTGATTCGTTCTGAAAAATCGTTCAAATGGTTCAAGGGAATATATCTCTATGGTTTCGTTGGTAATCTTCATATTCCGACAGATGATCGTTTTTATTTTGTTGACCATTATTCCTTCATTCAGAATAAAAACCATATTCGAGGGAATAAACTTTTCTGCCAGGTAATGAATGATCAGTTCTATGAGTTCATCGACTGATTCCTGACGGAATATTTCCTTTGCCTCCTGCAGGAGTTCTTCAAGGGCTTTGTTCATATCTCGGGTTTCTTCTATATAATCCAGAACACCCGAATCCTTAAAGAGCTCATAATGGCTCAGAATCTTTGGATCCTTTGATAAATTTTCCCATCGCATAGAAAGTAAGTATAAGAGATTATCAAATTTTTAATGATACCTTTACGGTATAAAAGCTGTTTTTTCTTTTGAAATTTTCTTTATCTTCGATCAATACAGATAAATTTTTCCAATAACTCGCAAATATTTTCCAAGTATGATAATTTAATGTTCGGTGAAATCAAATTCTCATATATAAGCAAGGATTTAAACATGCCATTGGGTCCCTCCGGAGAAATTCCCATACGGGTCTTTCGTAAATCATTGAGAAAGCTAGGCGTTTTCCTTCATAACTATTTAACCGGAGAGTCATTTCCCAATGAGCTGTGGTCGTCCTGGGGATACAGTGATGAGGAGCTGGCTAAGAATCATTGGATTCAGATCCTTCATCCCGATGATGCCGTGCGTATCAAAGAAGCTATGAGATTGGTTCACGAAGGAAAGGAATATCTTTATGATGAGATATACAGGGTCAGGACAAAGTCTGGTGATTACCGATGGATTTCAAGTACAGGAAATTTTATCTCCAGAAACGAAAAGGGTGAAGGCGAATTATATCTAGGTGCAGACAGAGATATAACAGAGTTAAAACTAACTGAAGAGCGCTTGTCTGAAGCCTTGCATCTGGCACAGTCTAGGAGCTGCATGATCGAATCTCTAATGGAAGCCTGTGCAGCAGTGACCTCTGTATTAGAGTACAAGGATTCTATCGAAATGATCCTTAAAAAATCCCAACAGGTCATCCCCTATGACTGTGCAACAGTTCAGCTCCTACAGGATAATCGCCTGATTGTTGTTGGCGCCAGGGGATGGGAGAATGAAGAGTCCATTATTGGATTGGAGCTTCCCCTCAGCGCTAATTTTCCGAATTCAAAGGTCATTCAGGAACAGCAGGGCATGATTCTTCATGATTTTTCAAGCTTTGATGAACCTGATATTCCCATTTTCAATAAAAATCATAGTTCCTGGATTGGTGTTCCCCTCGTTTTTAATGAAAAAGTCCTTGGTTTGTTATCTTGTAACCGTATGAACTCAAAGCATTTTGATGCTGATCATCTGGAAATGACCAGAGTTTTTGGTGGATTCATCGCTATTGCACTCAATAATGCGCAACTTCATGAAGAAATGAAACAACTTGCCAATACGGATTCTCTTACGGGTCTTCATACAAGAAGATGGTTTTATGAGAGCGGTCAACGATTGTTGAATCAGTCTCACCGGCATCATTGGCCCCTGGCGGTGATTATGATGGATCTGGATGACTTTAAGAGTATTAATGATGTTTATGGTCATCAGATGGGAGATGATGTTCTAGTGGAAGTCTCACGCATAATAAAGGCTGTAACCAGAAAAAGTGATCTTCTCTGTCGCTATGGGGGGGAGGAATTTTCAATAATACTTCCTGAAACAGATCTTGATGTTGCCAAAATTCTTGCAGAGCGGATTCTCGTTAGCATTGAATCTTTAAAATTTGAGGGGCTGGATCAAGAGGTCACCATTTCTATAGGCATATCTGTAAAAATTCAAGGCAAAAAAAATGTCATAGATGACCTGATGTCCGCTGCTGATGAAGCTTTGTATCTGGCTAAAAGACGAGGTAAAAATAGATGGGCCAGTCTCTAGTCCATTAAAGATATAAGATGAACCCTATGAAAAAACTAATTCCTCCTGAGAGCACAAAGAGGTGCCAGACGACATGACTCAATGGAATTTTTTTTGTCAGATAAAAGAAAATCCCTATTGTATAGGAAAAAGCGCCAATTATAAGCCACAGGATGAGACCTGAGGGAAAATGCTGAATGATGGGTTTGACGGCCAAAATGAGTAGCCATCCCATGGGAAGGTAGAGAAGATCCGAAAGGAGATGTTTTTCCCTGATAAAGATTGTTTTCATTAATATTCCAAGAAGAGCCAGTCCCCAAATTGTTCCAAACAAAACCCAACCTAAAGTTCCTCCAAGTCCCAGAAGCACAAAGGGGGTGTAGGTTCCCGCTATAAGGAGATAGATCGCGGCTTGGTCAATGATTCTGAAGACCTTACTGGCCTTTGGCATGTCCGAGAATTGATGTGTTAAAGCAGAAGATAGGTATAGAAGGATTTGAAAAGAGCCATAAATACTAAAAGAAACATAGGCCAGAGTTGAACCACCACTACTGCCGGTATGCACCAGGAGGATGACCAGTCCGGCAATACTCAGTCCCGCTCCTATTGCGTGTGTGAGTGAATTCAGCTTTTCTTCTACGCTGTGATTTTCGATTGTCATTGTTTTCATATCTCTAGATCATAGTCAGGAATAGAGTTTCCTGACAATGGTGCTCATGTACTAATTTGTACTGTCAGTGAACGATGTTTTAATCGGATTCTCTATGGATGGGGTGGAACTTTTCATAAAAACTAACGGGAACAAGGAATTGAAGCGCCTGGGAGGCTACCTCTATGTTGACCGGGCCATCAGTGCGTTTTAACTCTCCATCAATATGGAACACTCTTTCTTTTAGGGGCTGCAGGTGCATTTCCTTGATTTTATAGTGTTCAATCAATGGTAGTCCGCGCTTTGCATTCCAGCTGTTTATTCGATCGTACTGGCCGTTCCATAAATAAAAGAGCTGAAAGGGTATGGCCAAGGGGCTTGTCATATTGAAAAGATAAACATCAAAGAGTCCGTCATTACAAACAACATCAGGACATATTTTATAATACCATCCAAAATAGGGTCTGACTCCTAATTCAATAAGGGACGCTCTCGTCTTTACAGTATATCTCTCAAAGGGAAACTCTGCGTTGGTTCTGGTTCCACGAAAGGCAAATCGGCCGTTTTTCATATTAAGGGTTTGGGTTTCAGAGAGGAGCCGGGTTTCTTTCCAGACGATCCGGATGGCCGGAAGAAGGTAGGGAAGAAATCCAGGACGGGGTGCTTTGTCTCCCCCTGTTCGCCTATTAAGATTTCTGGCCTGCAGTATTCTGGCATCCAAACCCGTTCCGAAGAGCTGACCGTATATGGTTTTTCCACTATAGGAAACCTTGAGGAGGTCCACCTTCTGTATCAGATTTCTATCCATACTCTTCAGATAAGTCTTCACCTGTTTTGCCAGTATTTTGGGGACTTCGTAACTGTCCTGAATTCCATTGCCACTCCCGCCTCTTAAGAAACCAACAGCGATCTGGTTCCGTCTTCCCTCATCTGCTTCTTTCATAAGTATATTGAGTACCAGATTGGCTGTTCCGTCACCGCCCCATATGAGAAGGTAGGAATCCCTGGATTTTATAAACTCAATAATCAACTCTTTGAAATGATCCCGGCTGGTACTCTCTTTGATGGTTCCGCCTTCTATATACCTCATCAATCGTTTCAGTTTTTTTGAGAATCCAGGATATCGTCCCGGATTAATGATCAAATGAAATTTTCTATCCATAAATCAAGGTCTCCTATAAGCCAAGTATAGTACAAGAAATCCATGGGAGGGGAGGGTCAAGATTCTGGGTGGAGAGGTTCAAAACATGGGGTATGTGTGGATTGTTATTGATCATTAGAATCGCGCAGCCCTCCATTGTCACTCAGGATGTAAACAGTTTTTTTTGAAGACTGTTGGAAGCTTCCAAGGCTAACAGTTTTTCCTTTGCGGAGAGACCTCCGGCATAGCCGACTAATTCTCCCCGGGCTCCGATAATTCTGTGGCAAGGGACAATGATAGAGATGGCATTGGCTCCATTTGCTCCTGCTACGGCCCGGATTGCCTTTGTATTTCCAAGGCATTCTGCTTGTTTTGCATAAGTGGATGTGATTCCGTAGGGAATGTTCAATAGCTCCTTCCAGACAGCTCTTTGGAAATCTGTACCCAATGGAAGAAGAGGCAGATCAAATATTTTCCGATCGCCCTTAAAATATTCTTCCAGCTGCCCGATGGCTTCTTGGATGATATCAGATCCCTTAGTACTCCACTCTGCTTTCAGCGTACGTTTAATCCGTCGATCTATTGTAGATCTCATTTTTCTATATTTCCAATCACAAAGGCAGATTTTGCCTTCATAACTCCCCATGATGAGAATACCCAAAGGGGAGTTATATTCAGCTGTGTGCACTTGATTCATCTTTGCTTGTCCTTTTTACGGCGTTATAATCCATTTTAGTATAATTCATAAAAGGAATGCTGGCTCAGAGAGTTTTAAAATGCTTCTCTCTGGAGGGTCTTAGAGAGAATCGGCAGCAATAAAATACAATAATTCACAGCTAATTCCCTATACGGTTCAAATCTTTGAAGAATAATATGAATTATAATTGTACAGGAGGCATTATGGTCCGGAATATTCAGTTTTATAGAACTCCCATTGATCGGGAGGCACTCAGGACTCTTACTCAAAGAAAAGACCTACCCGGTTTGATCCAATGTCTGAGCCTGTTAACGGTCTATCTCTTCACCACCTGGGTGAGTTTTTATTTTTTCAGACACGAATTATGGATTCCCATGGTCATGGCCTGTTATATCCATGCTATGCTTAGTAGTTTTTTGGGAATGGAAGCAACAGTTCATGAGCTCAGTCATAAAACTCCCTTTAAATCAAAGTCATTGAATGAGATCTTTTACGGACTTTTTTCCTTTCTAAGTTGGAATAATCCTATTCACTTCAGGGAAAGTCATAAAAGGCATCATCAAGTGACAGTCTTTAAGGGTCTGGATAAAGAGGTTGTTCTTTCTCCCGCACCATTTCATATGAGGCATATCCTCAGCTGGTTCTTATTCGATTATCAGAAATTTAAAAATATTATGAGAGGGAATCTCTCCTATGCTTTGGGAAGAGATATTCCAGATACTTTTTATTGGGACCCACTTTTTGAAAAAGATGATCCCCAAAGACAAAGCATGTTTCTTTGGTCCCGGTTTCTCATCCTGGGACATCTGATCTTTTTGGGACTGTTTATCTATTTTCAACTATGGGTTTTCATCTTTACTTTTACCTGTAGTTACTTTTTCGTTACTTTCCTGGGCCGGTTTACGGGAATTGTTCAGCACATCGGTTTAAAACCGAGTGTTCCCGATTGGCGCATGACCTGTCACACCATGGTCTTTGGGCCGGTGATCAGCTTTTTTTATTGGAGAATGAATTATCATATCGAGCATCATATGTTTGCGGCGGTTCCATTTTATAACCTTCCGAAACTTCATGCATTGATGGCTGCAGATACTCCTCTTCCGGTAAAAGGATTTATAAGAGGAGTCAAAAAAATCATGAGTCTCATGAAAGAACAAAGGAAAAATCCGGAGTGGGTGTACATTCCAGACCTACCAGCCGGTGCCGGGCCGGCAAAGATGACATAAAGGATCGCTTAAAAATCCTTTGGACAGAGTATTAAAGAATCCACCAGCTTCCACTCACATCCGGAATCTATTAGGTCTATGACCACCACACAGCTGGTGGGCATATCAACGTTGTGGCCCAGTATCTGCTGGGCAGCTAGTGAGATTCCCGGGTTGTGGCCTACGATGAAAAGAGACTCTTCCTCTTCCATGGATGTCATTGCCGTTTCTAATATGATTTGGGATGATGCCAGATATAGCTCTTTTTTTTCTTCTATGACAGGACATTCCAATACTTCCGACATTATACGAGCGGTTGTCAGGGCTCGAAGTGCGGGGCTGGATATAATTCTTGTAGGAATAATCCCTCTCTTTTTTAATATCTCCGCCATAAATGGAGCATCTTTAAGACCTTGACTATTTAAGGACCGGTCAAAATCATCTGCTCCTGAATCCCAACCAGATTTTCCATGACGAATCAAAACAAGCTTCATCCATTACTCCCATATTTCTTTATCAGAAGAAATTATATTGTATAAAGGCATCTTTTGAAAATATGCTTTTCATTATATTCGTATATATTGACTCATCGCTGTGAACAATATATTATGTCGGGACGCTCTGTGAGGGCGTAAATATATATCAGGAGATATGAAGTAATGGCAAGAAATTCCAAAGCTAAGGGAAAAATTGTCCGCCGCTTAGGTGTCAACATTTACGGTAACAGTAAATATGATAAATTACTT of Oceanispirochaeta crateris contains these proteins:
- a CDS encoding SRPBCC family protein, which produces MKIQEKIIINGTKENVWNVISDIKNSSNFIRGIEKVEILDQTENSLKGLKWKETRILYGKSAVETMWITDVKEYESYSTRAESHGAIYISNFVLNEKDGMTELSMNFFSESITLGAKLLSIMFFLFAGATKKAFKEDLTDIKAAVEKQSSSL
- a CDS encoding efflux RND transporter permease subunit encodes the protein MKSSIYLLIIGLLTLAFFFFSPQQKSGVGEVYAEKDGEIMVPQKNVAIVTLELSKSGLNFINPKDILRLGGLQKDFSSMKNVAKIESILNASRVISERDDILVSRAIPTDPQLISESYLKKLSQEIPEYPELTPFISKDLSTILFYIYYSNAADPREIHLELQQLQQKWKNDISFDFTGQSPIIAETELLLTKDIALFLPILFVMIILILSLFRSVGAVLSSLLMILVSMIFAYGFVKFIGIQDSPLVLLIPVFSIGLLSDYFIHYFYHRFHTPQGQLHKSLRRVLLFPLSLTALSTITGFLSLSLINGSGHLQLGLIMAVAVIITWTSVFLWIDSLKFTRVKNNVFSGFQKAQGRLFVLIAKYRILLFLIIFCGVIWGGSQLFNLSIEPYPIEQLPANSTIKKADRIINQDFYGTLPFFLEVDTGEINGLLKKETLLKLNDIHREMEDNNVGYAFSLLSVLKRMNYYFMGSEESFLSSTEFDDVYDALIEQYLLYYSSSVDPLEYESLLDNSYRYFSIKGLMYYHDHEDLTRFMTLMEDIRSNLPDGWTLANHGMAAQLEVEQTHLRNNWVLSFLSGSLLIFLTVLIYYRKIGLAVLSLLPGVVSMIFSFGLISISGISIDAFSIIFVAIISGLVIDYSIHTLIALDQIQEIQSLSQGFSKVIGYSGIPIFLSFITSVLSFSVLFLSSFSGARILGFLLLSSLILSFTMSLYLIPLIILPLRLKKEIRNA
- a CDS encoding outer membrane lipoprotein-sorting protein; amino-acid sequence: MRRVFILFLFITMTALSVQAQSAQEILDSFSKSLAIPTIQGAFQVQLIAKNGDTREIQARVYQHSVDEFQSDRLFLFDFPPTVRGTGLLMNAFFDGRDNNMWIYLPAVKRIKRISLNDSGGGYFMGSDFTYNDLISNSYDKLEFERLEDKVLNGQDCYVIKAWGSSLQDRQEHGYGYTLSYHRKDNYLMIKREYFDFEGQLLKVYATGQFLDMSPYIYPTEISMENVQTGHKSILTVTDISTEDIPQRYFTPRFLQNN
- a CDS encoding GGDEF domain-containing protein, with amino-acid sequence MRWENLSKDPKILSHYELFKDSGVLDYIEETRDMNKALEELLQEAKEIFRQESVDELIELIIHYLAEKFIPSNMVFILNEGIMVNKIKTIICRNMKITNETIEIYSLEPFERFFRTNQQTIRFDLLENEFAETNYLDPFLSYKPEIVVPVLGISGLYGMILFSAKVLGEDYKPQEISYIDRLMNFTSIGIQNTIHYEHSVKDPKTGLYNHNFFIHRVNEQIARAKRIKRHFSILVIDIDNFKYFNDSYGHLAGDEVILQVSKILKKSIREGDILSRFGGEEFTILLPYADCQEGWEASERIRKAIEQMETPYQEDVLKITISLGVATYNFLEDENENSLLKKADEALYESKKNGRNRTTSFNHECS
- a CDS encoding GGDEF domain-containing protein, which translates into the protein MFGEIKFSYISKDLNMPLGPSGEIPIRVFRKSLRKLGVFLHNYLTGESFPNELWSSWGYSDEELAKNHWIQILHPDDAVRIKEAMRLVHEGKEYLYDEIYRVRTKSGDYRWISSTGNFISRNEKGEGELYLGADRDITELKLTEERLSEALHLAQSRSCMIESLMEACAAVTSVLEYKDSIEMILKKSQQVIPYDCATVQLLQDNRLIVVGARGWENEESIIGLELPLSANFPNSKVIQEQQGMILHDFSSFDEPDIPIFNKNHSSWIGVPLVFNEKVLGLLSCNRMNSKHFDADHLEMTRVFGGFIAIALNNAQLHEEMKQLANTDSLTGLHTRRWFYESGQRLLNQSHRHHWPLAVIMMDLDDFKSINDVYGHQMGDDVLVEVSRIIKAVTRKSDLLCRYGGEEFSIILPETDLDVAKILAERILVSIESLKFEGLDQEVTISIGISVKIQGKKNVIDDLMSAADEALYLAKRRGKNRWASL
- the trhA gene encoding PAQR family membrane homeostasis protein TrhA, producing MKTMTIENHSVEEKLNSLTHAIGAGLSIAGLVILLVHTGSSGGSTLAYVSFSIYGSFQILLYLSSALTHQFSDMPKASKVFRIIDQAAIYLLIAGTYTPFVLLGLGGTLGWVLFGTIWGLALLGILMKTIFIREKHLLSDLLYLPMGWLLILAVKPIIQHFPSGLILWLIIGAFSYTIGIFFYLTKKIPLSHVVWHLFVLSGGISFFIGFILYL
- a CDS encoding diacylglycerol/lipid kinase family protein; this encodes MDRKFHLIINPGRYPGFSKKLKRLMRYIEGGTIKESTSRDHFKELIIEFIKSRDSYLLIWGGDGTANLVLNILMKEADEGRRNQIAVGFLRGGSGNGIQDSYEVPKILAKQVKTYLKSMDRNLIQKVDLLKVSYSGKTIYGQLFGTGLDARILQARNLNRRTGGDKAPRPGFLPYLLPAIRIVWKETRLLSETQTLNMKNGRFAFRGTRTNAEFPFERYTVKTRASLIELGVRPYFGWYYKICPDVVCNDGLFDVYLFNMTSPLAIPFQLFYLWNGQYDRINSWNAKRGLPLIEHYKIKEMHLQPLKERVFHIDGELKRTDGPVNIEVASQALQFLVPVSFYEKFHPIHRESD
- a CDS encoding methylated-DNA--[protein]-cysteine S-methyltransferase — translated: MNQVHTAEYNSPLGILIMGSYEGKICLCDWKYRKMRSTIDRRIKRTLKAEWSTKGSDIIQEAIGQLEEYFKGDRKIFDLPLLPLGTDFQRAVWKELLNIPYGITSTYAKQAECLGNTKAIRAVAGANGANAISIIVPCHRIIGARGELVGYAGGLSAKEKLLALEASNSLQKKLFTS
- a CDS encoding fatty acid desaturase, which gives rise to MVRNIQFYRTPIDREALRTLTQRKDLPGLIQCLSLLTVYLFTTWVSFYFFRHELWIPMVMACYIHAMLSSFLGMEATVHELSHKTPFKSKSLNEIFYGLFSFLSWNNPIHFRESHKRHHQVTVFKGLDKEVVLSPAPFHMRHILSWFLFDYQKFKNIMRGNLSYALGRDIPDTFYWDPLFEKDDPQRQSMFLWSRFLILGHLIFLGLFIYFQLWVFIFTFTCSYFFVTFLGRFTGIVQHIGLKPSVPDWRMTCHTMVFGPVISFFYWRMNYHIEHHMFAAVPFYNLPKLHALMAADTPLPVKGFIRGVKKIMSLMKEQRKNPEWVYIPDLPAGAGPAKMT
- a CDS encoding SixA phosphatase family protein — encoded protein: MKLVLIRHGKSGWDSGADDFDRSLNSQGLKDAPFMAEILKKRGIIPTRIISSPALRALTTARIMSEVLECPVIEEKKELYLASSQIILETAMTSMEEEESLFIVGHNPGISLAAQQILGHNVDMPTSCVVVIDLIDSGCEWKLVDSLILCPKDF